AGGTAGGAACTCATCCAGCTCATCGATGGTACTTAATCGTTTCCTCTGGTCCAGTGTGAGAGAGTCCttgtcattgtctgcactgttgcGTAAGAACATTTTCGATCTCTGGGAATCGGCAAACTTGAAGCTGGCATCTGAGTCTCTCATTCCACAAGTGTGGGCTTTGCTCATGTGCTCAATAGTCTGTGGGATAAAGGTCTCTCCACCCAAGTCATCGTTCTTGTTGCATTTGTGGTTGTGCCTCCTCAGCTGGAGCTGCATTGAGCCACACTCCTGGTTGCCAAGCCCCTCCTGCCTCCCAGCAGGCTTTTTGTTTCGTCTGAGCACGAAGATCAGGAGGCAGAAAGCAACGAACACTGTGAGGATCAAGACTACCAGGATGCTCAAAATCATGATTGACAGAGGCACCGGCCCACCAGGAGGTGCCTTGCCAACTCCAGCAGGTGACATTGATGTGACCAGGGGGGTTGAACTAGTCAGGATAAAAGGAGGCCTGGCTATAAGCTTAGGGCACAGGATCTCGTTTTTCAGCTCCCGCAGCTCTATGTTTGCAAACTGCACTGGGGATGCACATCTGACCTCCTTGGCAGCCACCCCCTCATTCAGCTTCTCCAACCACAGTTTCAAAGCCACTAAATCACATGAGCATTCCCAGGGATTGCCTTCCAGATCTATCTGAGTGAGGGATTTGAGCTGGTCCAGCACGCCACTCACAGGCAAAGTCATGAAATGATTGTTCTTTAGATTCAATCGAGCAAGAGGCACGCCAGCAAAAATATAAGCAGGGAGGCTTCGGAGCACATTGTTGTTTAGATATAAGAGCTGCAAATTTGGCATGGAGTCAAATGTCCCTGCTAACACCTCCTTTATGGCATTGTATTCCAAATACAAATACTGGAGGTTACTGAGGCCGAGGAACATTTCTGGGTGAAGCTGCTCAAGCTGATTTCCATTAAGGTATAGCCTACGGAGGTTGGTCAGATTTCCAAACACACCTTTTTGAACAGTGGATATTTGATTACTGCCCAAGTGTAAGAGATCTAATCCCTCGAACCCTTGGAAGTCAGTGGGGCTGATATTTCTAATGTAATTACCGCTGAGGTGCAATTTCTTAGAATTTGGAGGTTTGGGTGTAAGATCAGCTAGGCTCTGGATATTTCTTTCCTGACAGCTCACACTAATGCCAAAATCAGACGGATGAGCTTTGCAAATACAGGGTtgaggacaggagaggggagggACTCGGGTTTGGTAGGACACAATTTGGCCGTTTTTACCCACTGGAATACCAGCAACAATACCATTCCCATAGATTTTGGAGGGATTTGTAGTTTTTGGTGCCTTGGTAACTAAGGGTGCTATTGTGGATGGTGCAATGTTAGATATGGTATGTCCAGCATCTGGCTGAGAAGGGGGCATCCTCACATCAAAGTCACTACCAACTCCCAGAGGGCATAGTTCTTGTTTATTAGTCTCTTTCAATAGTCGGCCATATAGGTCACTGGGAGTCTCACATATAGCCTCTCCAATGAAAATGTTATAGGGCATATTCTCCAACCAAGCTTTCAGAGGTAACAAATCACAGGTGCAATTCCATGGGTTGTCATCCAATTGCAATTCCACTATCCTTCCAATATGCTCCAAAACTCCAAGATATGGGAGCTTCTGTATCCTGTTTCCTCGTATATCCAAGTGTGTGAGGGAGGCAAAGCGGAATATGTTCTCAGGCAGGCTCTGTATAAGATTGTCATTTAGAATTACAACCTTTAGCTTATGTAATTTGTTGAAGGCTCCCTTCTCAATATACTTGATTAAATTGTAGTCAGCCTGGAGGTATTCCAAGTTTTCGATCCCCCGGAAAGTGTCAGCCCGGAGCTCTTTTAATTCATTGTTATTTAAGTGCAACTGTTTTAATGCACTGAGTCCCAAGAAGGCACCTCCCTCAATGTTCTGCAGCTTGTTGTTACCCAGCTGGAGAGAGACTGCGTGCGTGAAATTCAGAAAAGTGTTGGGGTAAAGAATATACAAAAGGTTTTTCTGGAAATTCAGATGGTAGAGGCTGGATTGTGGCGGGAGCAGCTGTGTTGGCCTGTACACAGTTATTTTCTCACAGTTCACATAGAGGACGTTCTCAATGGACATGCATGAGCAGGCACTGCAGGTCTCAGCTGAGAGTTCGGTATCGGAGTCGGAAAATGCACTCGATACGGAAAAGGCCAACAGAACAAGCAGCAGCATTTTTGCCTTTTAAAAATCCCCCAGAAAACCATTTAGCAACCTTAGGGGAGGGGGAGAACAAACAGAAAATCAAAACAAGTTTGGTCTGCACATTTTTTTACACAGCAAAATGGAAAGATTGCATAGAAATATTGTTTTAGAACCTGAGTCCCCTTCTGTGCATACAAGTTAAGAAAATTTGCCTTTGCTTGCTGTCTAA
The window above is part of the Ictalurus punctatus breed USDA103 chromosome 8, Coco_2.0, whole genome shotgun sequence genome. Proteins encoded here:
- the slitrk4 gene encoding SLIT and NTRK-like protein 4 yields the protein MLLLVLLAFSVSSAFSDSDTELSAETCSACSCMSIENVLYVNCEKITVYRPTQLLPPQSSLYHLNFQKNLLYILYPNTFLNFTHAVSLQLGNNKLQNIEGGAFLGLSALKQLHLNNNELKELRADTFRGIENLEYLQADYNLIKYIEKGAFNKLHKLKVVILNDNLIQSLPENIFRFASLTHLDIRGNRIQKLPYLGVLEHIGRIVELQLDDNPWNCTCDLLPLKAWLENMPYNIFIGEAICETPSDLYGRLLKETNKQELCPLGVGSDFDVRMPPSQPDAGHTISNIAPSTIAPLVTKAPKTTNPSKIYGNGIVAGIPVGKNGQIVSYQTRVPPLSCPQPCICKAHPSDFGISVSCQERNIQSLADLTPKPPNSKKLHLSGNYIRNISPTDFQGFEGLDLLHLGSNQISTVQKGVFGNLTNLRRLYLNGNQLEQLHPEMFLGLSNLQYLYLEYNAIKEVLAGTFDSMPNLQLLYLNNNVLRSLPAYIFAGVPLARLNLKNNHFMTLPVSGVLDQLKSLTQIDLEGNPWECSCDLVALKLWLEKLNEGVAAKEVRCASPVQFANIELRELKNEILCPKLIARPPFILTSSTPLVTSMSPAGVGKAPPGGPVPLSIMILSILVVLILTVFVAFCLLIFVLRRNKKPAGRQEGLGNQECGSMQLQLRRHNHKCNKNDDLGGETFIPQTIEHMSKAHTCGMRDSDASFKFADSQRSKMFLRNSADNDKDSLTLDQRKRLSTIDELDEFLPGRESNLFLHNYLDNKKDFNSIGVSGFEIRYPEKPHDKKTKKSLIGGNHSKIVVEQRKSEYYELKAKLQGTPDYLQVLEEQTALSKF